From Acinetobacter lwoffii, a single genomic window includes:
- a CDS encoding PepSY domain-containing protein, whose protein sequence is MFKKTFFQIHWFLGITAGLILSIMGVTGAIYSYEQQILKWMNSDSYTVQVQQRDKLTPAELYQHFNRTAPDMKINSITVAQDPSASSTVNVAKEGARRGQNIMINPYTAEVLPEIKGREFFQFIQQLHRNLTVGPVGKQITGACTLMLIFFVLSGLYLRWPKRHSIKQWFFVKPQLKGRNFIWDLHAVVGTWVVIFYLILACTGLYWSYDWWRNGMFKVLGVERPQPEMQANAGNNRGEGHPGGERGPRAEGEAREGLSPEATVRALDQSWIGFNTEFSDKYSTVTFNLPKKPDGEMQLSFVDPIVQHERARNSATYNYQTAEFTKVELYEDKKLNEKIMSSMLPVHRGSFFGPIYQFFAMVAALLMPLFFVTGWMLYLKRRKQKRLTLAARQGATAVNLDENAKPWLIAYASQTGVSEQLAWRTATALQEARQPVTVKPVQQLTLADLLQTEQVLFVASTYGTGEAPDLASSFEKKILSAQADLSHLSYAVLALGSQEYPDSYCSFGHRIDQWLKQNGAQQLFNTIEVDNANNEHIQQWNSALEQVTRLELQAMSIDKTFDHWSLSKREVLNPGSLGAPAFNIELTPEHEAVWQAGDIAEIQPGNSPERIHAFMQKHQIAAGTQVPSMQQNIEQALWDRDLTQAEPFDSLDQLLTQLPVLATREYSIASIPSQQVLRLVVRQQTDASGNLGLGSGWLTQHAALNAPIALRIRSNESFHLIDDNRPIICIGNGTGIAGLLSLLSARNRQDYSQNWLIFGERQREHDFFFEETIQAWLQMGTLKRLDLAFSRDQQEKVYVHHKLREQAEELKAWIAQGAVIYVCGSINGMASDVDQALIEILGETLLDQLRLDGRYRRDVY, encoded by the coding sequence ATGTTTAAAAAGACATTTTTCCAAATCCACTGGTTTCTGGGGATTACAGCAGGTTTAATCCTCTCGATAATGGGGGTCACTGGCGCAATCTATTCCTATGAACAACAAATATTAAAATGGATGAATAGCGACAGTTATACGGTTCAGGTTCAGCAACGTGACAAACTCACGCCTGCCGAGCTGTATCAGCACTTTAACCGTACTGCGCCTGACATGAAGATCAACAGTATTACCGTGGCACAAGATCCAAGTGCTTCGAGTACCGTGAATGTCGCTAAAGAAGGCGCACGGCGTGGTCAGAACATCATGATCAACCCGTATACTGCGGAAGTCTTACCAGAGATTAAGGGTCGGGAGTTTTTCCAGTTTATTCAGCAACTGCATCGTAATTTGACGGTTGGTCCAGTAGGTAAACAGATTACCGGTGCCTGTACCCTGATGCTGATCTTTTTTGTCTTGTCAGGTCTATACCTGCGCTGGCCGAAACGTCATTCGATCAAGCAATGGTTCTTTGTAAAACCTCAGCTGAAAGGCCGTAATTTTATCTGGGATCTGCACGCTGTTGTGGGAACCTGGGTGGTGATTTTTTACCTGATTTTAGCCTGTACCGGCCTGTACTGGTCTTATGACTGGTGGCGCAATGGCATGTTTAAGGTACTGGGTGTAGAGCGTCCGCAACCGGAAATGCAGGCCAATGCCGGCAATAACCGTGGTGAAGGACATCCAGGCGGCGAACGTGGCCCACGTGCTGAAGGTGAAGCACGCGAAGGTCTCAGCCCTGAAGCTACTGTCCGTGCATTGGACCAGAGCTGGATTGGCTTTAACACTGAATTTTCAGATAAGTATTCTACTGTAACGTTTAACCTTCCGAAAAAACCGGATGGTGAAATGCAACTGAGCTTTGTCGATCCAATCGTTCAGCATGAACGTGCACGAAACAGTGCCACTTATAATTACCAGACAGCTGAATTTACCAAAGTTGAGCTGTATGAAGATAAAAAGCTCAATGAAAAGATCATGAGCAGCATGTTACCGGTGCATCGTGGCAGCTTCTTCGGCCCGATCTACCAGTTCTTTGCCATGGTCGCAGCCTTGTTGATGCCGTTGTTCTTCGTGACCGGCTGGATGCTTTATCTGAAACGTCGCAAACAGAAACGCTTAACACTGGCAGCACGTCAGGGTGCGACTGCAGTAAACCTGGATGAAAATGCAAAACCGTGGCTCATCGCCTATGCCTCACAAACAGGGGTTTCTGAGCAACTGGCTTGGCGTACAGCAACTGCCCTGCAGGAAGCACGTCAACCGGTAACAGTGAAGCCGGTACAACAACTGACGCTTGCCGATTTACTGCAAACCGAACAGGTATTATTTGTTGCCAGTACCTATGGCACGGGCGAAGCACCAGATCTGGCTTCTTCTTTTGAGAAAAAAATCCTGTCTGCTCAAGCTGATCTCAGCCATTTAAGTTATGCGGTATTGGCTTTAGGTTCTCAGGAATATCCAGACAGCTATTGCAGTTTTGGTCACCGTATTGATCAGTGGTTAAAACAGAATGGTGCCCAGCAGCTATTCAATACGATTGAAGTCGACAATGCCAATAACGAGCATATCCAGCAATGGAATAGTGCGCTGGAACAAGTCACTCGACTTGAGCTACAAGCGATGAGTATTGATAAGACCTTTGATCACTGGAGTTTGAGTAAACGTGAAGTCCTCAATCCGGGTAGTCTGGGTGCGCCTGCCTTCAATATCGAACTGACCCCTGAGCATGAAGCCGTCTGGCAAGCAGGTGATATTGCCGAGATTCAGCCAGGAAATAGCCCAGAACGTATTCATGCATTTATGCAAAAGCACCAGATAGCAGCGGGTACACAAGTACCTTCTATGCAACAGAATATTGAACAGGCACTCTGGGATCGTGATCTGACTCAGGCTGAACCTTTTGATTCTCTGGATCAGCTCCTCACGCAATTACCGGTTTTGGCAACACGTGAATACTCCATTGCCAGTATTCCAAGCCAGCAGGTTTTACGTCTGGTGGTACGTCAGCAAACCGATGCTAGTGGTAATCTGGGATTGGGTTCAGGCTGGCTGACCCAGCATGCGGCTCTCAATGCGCCCATTGCACTGCGTATTCGCAGCAATGAATCTTTCCACCTGATTGATGACAACCGCCCGATTATCTGTATTGGTAATGGTACCGGCATTGCCGGACTATTAAGTCTGCTCAGTGCGCGTAACCGTCAGGACTATAGCCAGAACTGGCTGATCTTCGGTGAACGTCAGCGTGAACACGACTTCTTCTTTGAAGAAACCATTCAGGCCTGGCTGCAAATGGGAACCCTGAAACGTCTCGATCTTGCATTCTCGCGCGACCAGCAGGAAAAAGTTTATGTACACCATAAACTGCGTGAACAGGCTGAAGAACTAAAAGCTTGGATTGCTCAAGGTGCAGTGATTTATGTCTGTGGTAGCATCAATGGCATGGCCAGCGATGTGGATCAGGC